A region of Sugiyamaella lignohabitans strain CBS 10342 chromosome A, complete sequence DNA encodes the following proteins:
- the RRP4 gene encoding Rrp4p (Exosome non-catalytic core component; involved in 3'-5' RNA processing and degradation in both the nucleus and the cytoplasm; predicted to contain RNA binding domains; has similarity to human hRrp4p (EXOSC2); GO_component: GO:0005737 - cytoplasm [Evidence IEA,IEA]; GO_component: GO:0000177 - cytoplasmic exosome (RNase complex) [Evidence IDA] [PMID 10465791]; GO_component: GO:0000177 - cytoplasmic exosome (RNase complex) [Evidence IDA] [PMID 19046973]; GO_component: GO:0000178 - exosome (RNase complex) [Evidence IEA,IEA]; GO_component: GO:0000176 - nuclear exosome (RNase complex) [Evidence IDA] [PMID 10465791]; GO_component: GO:0000176 - nuclear exosome (RNase complex) [Evidence IDA] [PMID 19046973]; GO_component: GO:0005730 - nucleolus [Evidence IEA]; GO_component: GO:0005634 - nucleus [Evidence IEA]; GO_function: GO:0003723 - RNA binding [Evidence IEA,IEA]; GO_function: GO:0003674 - molecular_function [Evidence ND]; GO_process: GO:0034475 - U4 snRNA 3'-end processing [Evidence IMP] [PMID 10611222]; GO_process: GO:0000467 - exonucleolytic trimming to generate mature 3'-end of 5.8S rRNA from tricistronic rRNA transcript (SSU-rRNA, 5.8S rRNA, LSU-rRNA) [Evidence IMP] [PMID 10465791]; GO_process: GO:0000467 - exonucleolytic trimming to generate mature 3'-end of 5.8S rRNA from tricistronic rRNA transcript (SSU-rRNA, 5.8S rRNA, LSU-rRNA) [Evidence IMP] [PMID 10508172]; GO_process: GO:0000467 - exonucleolytic trimming to generate mature 3'-end of 5.8S rRNA from tricistronic rRNA transcript (SSU-rRNA, 5.8S rRNA, LSU-rRNA) [Evidence IMP] [PMID 8600032]; GO_process: GO:0000467 - exonucleolytic trimming to generate mature 3'-end of 5.8S rRNA from tricistronic rRNA transcript (SSU-rRNA, 5.8S rRNA, LSU-rRNA) [Evidence IMP] [PMID 9390555]; GO_process: GO:0070651 - nonfunctional rRNA decay [Evidence IC] [PMID 10465791]; GO_process: GO:0071042 - nuclear polyadenylation-dependent mRNA catabolic process [Evidence IC] [PMID 10465791]; GO_process: GO:0071035 - nuclear polyadenylation-dependent rRNA catabolic process [Evidence IMP] [PMID 10465791]; GO_process: GO:0071038 - nuclear polyadenylation-dependent tRNA catabolic process [Evidence IDA] [PMID 15828860]; GO_process: GO:0071038 - nuclear polyadenylation-dependent tRNA catabolic process [Evidence IDA] [PMID 17643380]; GO_process: GO:0071049 - nuclear retention of pre-mRNA with aberrant 3'-ends at the site of transcription [Evidence IGI] [PMID 11586364]; GO_process: GO:0070478 - nuclear-transcribed mRNA catabolic process, 3'-5' exonucleolytic nonsense-mediated decay [Evidence IC] [PMID 10465791]; GO_process: GO:0034427 - nuclear-transcribed mRNA catabolic process, exonucleolytic, 3'-5' [Evidence IMP] [PMID 9482746]; GO_process: GO:0070481 - nuclear-transcribed mRNA catabolic process, non-stop decay [Evidence IC] [PMID 10465791]; GO_process: GO:0071051 - polyadenylation-dependent snoRNA 3'-end processing [Evidence IMP] [PMID 10611222]; GO_process: GO:0006364 - rRNA processing [Evidence IEA]) yields the protein MPVIAISRPETVYGGVSGGNRKLKRANGGDEEDVDGVDELEYEDADSGSDAEMRDLDDDDGDANDNDKRSGFGSSTKGSSLVTPGELITEDTMWMRGHGTFSQDEKTFSSVAGTITRVNKLLSVTPLRGRYQPVIGDHVIGRITEVGNKRWKVDIGGNQDAALLLGSVNLPGGVLRRKSESDELQMRQFLKEGDLLNAEVQALFSDGGASLHTRSLRYGKLRNGMLVQVPSSLIIRLRTQLYRLPGGVDMILGINGYIWLSKSSKVAADVSITRLEETSGLEIYSDTNEEINTSTRENIARYANCIRALAFKEVGVNETRLIAAYEASLAYASAGDLIEDEVKAILAAEALAADRSDE from the coding sequence ATGCCTGTGATTGCGATATCGCGGCCAGAGACCGTTTACGGCGGTGTTAGTGGCGGAAATAGGAAATTGAAGAGGGCCAATGGTGgagatgaggaggatgtgGATGGAGTGGATGAGTTAGAGTATGAAGACGCTGATTCGGGGTCAGATGCTGAAATGAGAGATCtggatgatgacgatggaGATGCAAATGATAACGACAAAAGATCGGGATTTGGATCCTCGACGAAAGGAAGTAGTCTGGTGACGCCAGGAGAACTGATTACTGAAGATACAATGTGGATGCGAGGCCATGGCACATTTTCTCAAGACGAGAAGACGTTTTCGTCGGTGGCAGGAACTATAACTCGAGTGAATAAACTGCTGAGTGTGACGCCGTTACGAGGAAGATATCAGCCTGTTATTGGAGACCATGTCATTGGCAGGATCACCGAGGTCGGCAACAAGCGATGGAAGGTCGATATTGGCGGCAATCAGGACGCTGCTCTGTTACTAGGATCCGTTAATTTGCCAGGAGGTGTGTTACGAAGAAAGTCCGAAAGCGACGAATTACAAATGAGACAGTTTTTAAAAGAAGGAGATCTATTGAATGCCGAGGTTCAGGCGTTATTTTCAGACGGAGGTGCTTCTCTTCATACCCGTTCGCTACGGTACGGAAAACTGCGAAATGGAATGCTCGTACAAGTGCCATCGTCGCTGATTATCAGACTCAGAACTCAATTGTACCGATTGCCAGGAGGTGTTGATATGATTCTGGGGATTAATGGGTATATTTGGCTGAGTAAGAGCAGTAAAGTagctgctgatgtttcCATCACCCGACTCGAAGAGACCTCGGGTCTGGAAATCTACTCAGACACCAACGAGGAAATCAACACCTCGACACGTGAAAATATTGCCCGATACGCCAACTGTATTCGAGCCCTGGCATTTAAAGAAGTAGGGGTCAACGAAACCCGGCTCATCGCGGCCTATGAAGCCAGTCTGGCGTACGCCAGTGCCGGTGACCTCATCGAAGACGAGGTCAAAGCCATCCTGGCTGCCGAGGCCCTGGCCGCTGACCGCTCTGACGAGTAA
- the NPL3 gene encoding mRNA-binding protein NPL3, with product MSELDLARLFVRPVGPDVSKEELEDVFRAYGEVSEVKLMRGYAFVEFGNEEEAKAARDGLNETDFHGQNFQIEYAKPKPTPRERDEYNSAKFGGGKRYRVLVSNLGEDASWQDLKDFARDNNIQGVNYADVSRARDGTGVIDFVSQADLEDGLSKLDGLEFKGSTISASEDPNPPPLPSGPPRFRDSYGRGDRGGRYGDRRGGDRDYDRRGGDRGYDRYDRRGGDRGYDRGDRYDRRGGDRDFDRRDRGGDRDFDRRDRGGDRDYDRRDRGGRDFDRRDRGGRDFERRDRGGRDYERRDRGSDRRESRGGRDDDETYTRQRSQSPPRYANGARERDDDVPVHDAEPAHDDAEGTW from the coding sequence atgagtGAACTGGATCTCGCGAGATTGTTTGTCCGACCAGTTGGTCCCGACGTGTCTAAGGAGGAGTTGGAAGATGTTTTTAGAGCTTATGGAGAAGTTTCTGAGGTGAAGCTTATGCGTGGATACGCTTTTGTGGAGTTTGGTAACGAGGAAGAGGCCAAGGCCGCTCGTGACGGACTTAATGAAACAGATTTCCATGGCCAGAACTTCCAAATCGAGTATGCCAAGCCTAAGCCAACTCCCCGTGAACGTGACGAGTACAACAGTGCCAAATTTGGCGGTGGTAAGCGTTATAGAGTTCTTGTCAGTAACCTTGGCGAGGACGCTTCATGGCAGGATTTGAAGGATTTCGCTagagataataatattcaGGGAGTCAATTATGCCGATGTTTCTCGTGCTAGAGACGGTACTGGTGTCATTGACTTTGTTTCTCAGGCCGATTTGGAAGATGGTTTGAGTAAATTAGACGGTCTTGAGTTTAAGGGCTCGAccatttctgcttctgaagACCCCaatcctcctcctcttccttcAGGACCTCCTCGTTTTAGAGATAGTTATGGTCGTGGTGACCGTGGTGGAAGATATGGCGATAGACGTGGTGGTGACCGTGATTACGACCGTCGTGGTGGTGACCGTGGTTATGACCGTTATGACCGTCGTGGTGGAGACCGTGGATATGATCGTGGTGACCGTTATGACCGTCGTGGTGGAGACCGTGATTTCGACCGTCGTGATAGAGGTGGTGACCGTGATTTCGATCGTCGTGACAGAGGCGGTGACCGCGATTATGACCGTCGTGACAGAGGAGGTCGTGATTTTGACCGTCGTGACAGAGGTGGCCGTGATTTTGAGCGTCGTGACCGTGGTGGCCGTGATTATGAACGTCGGGACCGTGGTTCTGATCGTCGTGAAAGCCGTGGTGGAcgtgatgatgatgagacATATACCAGACAACGATCTCAATCGCCTCCTCGTTATGCTAATGGAGCCCGTGAGCGTGATGACGACGTGCCTGTTCACGATGCCGAGCCTGCTCACGACGACGCTGAGGGTACCTGGTAA